The Salegentibacter sp. Hel_I_6 region GCTGCTTTTTGATGAAAAGCAGCATTTTTAATAGATTAATGGGTTTCCGAACTTCTTCCTGTTTAACTTTTATAATCTTATCAATGCTGGGATTGTTTTCCAAAACAGCTGAAGCAGAATCATAACAGAGAAAAGCAATATAAGCATTGGGAAAAGTAGTTCTCAAATTATTCGCAATTATGGAAGCGAGAAGCACATCCCCAACCATTTTTTGCTGAATTATAAGTATTTTCATAGACCCCTATCGCCCTCTCCAAAGTAGAGGATTTAATTTTTATCACTTTCTTTAATACTTCCTGATCTTTTTAGAATAAAAAGTTTTAATTCCCCCTTCGGGGGTTAGGGGGCTTACACGGCTACATTGTATTCGCGTAATGCATCATTTAAAGAAGTCTTTTTGTTGGTAGACTCTTTACGTTTTCCAATAATTAATGCACAGGGTACATTGTATTCTCCGGCAGGGAATTTCTTGGTGTAACTTCCAGGGATCACTACCGATCTTGCTGGTACAATTCCTTTCATTTCTTTTGGTTCGTCGCCGGTAACATCTATAATTTTAGTTGAAGCGGTAAGCACTACATTAGCGCCCAAAACAGCTTCTTTTTCAACTTTAACGCCTTCCACCACGATACTTCTTGATCCCAGAAATGCGTTATCTTCTATAATTACTGGAGAAGCTTGCAAAGGTTCTAATACCCCGCCAATTCCTACTCCGCCACTAAGGTGAACGTTTTTGCCAATTTGTGCACAGCTTCCTACTGTGGCCCAGGTATCTACCATAGTGCCTTCATCTACATAGGCGCCAATATTCACATAGCTTGGCATCATAATTACGCCGCTGGAAATATAAGCCCCGTGCCTTGCGACTGCATTGGGAACTACACGAATTCCTTTTTCTTTATAACCTTTTTTCAACGGAATTTTATCGTGATATTCAAAAATTCCCGCTTCTAAAGTTTCCATTTGTTGGATAGGGAAATAAAGCACTACGCCTTTTTTCACCCATTCGTTTACCTGCCATCCATTCTCGGTAGGTTCGGCAGTTCTTAATTTTCCCGAATCCAAAAGTGAGATAACTTCACGTATAGCTTTTATGGTTTCTGTATCTTTTAGTAATTCCCGGTTTTCCCAGGCTTCATTGATCTTAGCTTCTAAATGATCCATTTTTTTTGATTTTTAGCAAATATAATAGCTTAAGGCTAATTTTTGGTGGTAAAGCAATATAAACCTTACCTTTGCGCAAATTTTGAAGATGGCACGAATTATGGCACTTGATTTTGGGACAAAACGCACCGGTATTGCCGTTAGCGATGAGCTCAAAATGATTGCTTCAGGATTAACTACCGTTAAAACACCAGAGCTTCTGGATTTTCTTGAAAAATATTTTAAAGAGGAAAATGTTGAATTGGTGCTGGTAGGAGAACCTAAACAAAAAGACGATGCGGCTTCACCCGTTGAAGTCTATATCCTGCAGTTTTTAAAAATTTTTATTAAAAAGTTTCCTGAAATGCCGCTTAAAAGAATTGATGAAAGGTTCACTTCAAAAATGGCTTTTCAGTCTATGATAGACAGCGGACTTAAAAAAAAGAAACGCAGAGATAAAGCACTTATAGATGAAATTAGCGCGACTATTATTCTGCAATCTTATTTATACGAGTAGCCATAAAATGTATAATATATATTGAATAATGTATAATTTCAGTTGTTTGAAATCATGAAAACTGACTTAATTAAACGTTCCAATGTTTTTGCGCATAAATGTGTGAAACTAGCAATAAATCTTCCAAAAAATAAATTAGGAGGCCATATTGAGGGTCAGTTAATTAGATGTAGTACTTCTGTTGCAGCGAATTACAGGGCCGCATGTTTAGGGCAATCAAAAAAAGCTTTTATTTCAAAATTGGGAATAGTAATTGAAGAAGCTGATGAATGTATTTTCTGGATAGAATTCGCGAAGGATGAAGATCTGCTAAATGAGAAAGATTCAAAAGAATTGATAATTGAAGCCAAAGAGTTGACATCGATCTTTATCGCGTCTAGAATCACCGCGGTAAGAAACCAAAATTCCGGAAAATAATATTATAAATTATTCATTATAAAATATAAATTCTAAGAAGAATGATTTTACCAATTGTAGCCTACGGGGATCCGGTTTTACGAAAAAAATGTAAAGAAATTCCGCAAGATTATCCAAAACTGGATGAATTGATAGAAAACATGTGGGAAACCATGTATAATGCATTTGGAGTTGGTTTAGCCGCGCCACAAATTGGTCGCCCAATTCGGTTGTTTCTTGTAGATTCAAGCCCTTTTGCTGAAGACGAGGAGTTAGAACTTCAGGAACGTGAAGAACTTAAGAAGTTAAAAAAGGTTTTTATCAATCCCAAGATTATTGAAGAGGAAGGCGACGAATGGGCTTTTAATGAAGGCTGTTTAAGTATACCTGATGTTAGGGAAGATGTATTTAGAAAACCACAGATTCTTATTGAATACCAGGATGAAAATTTTAAAGCACATCGCGAGACTTTTACCGGTTTAGCCGCCAGGGTAATTCAGCACGAATATGACCATATTGAAGGAATTTTATTTACTGATAAACTATCCAGCCTTAAAAAGCGTTTGCTAAAAGGAAAACTTGGTGGGATTTCAAAAGGAAAGGTGAAGATCGAATATAAAATGCGTTTTCCTGAAATGAAAAAAGGGCGCTAATCACTTTGATAATTAGTTCTGGCAGCTGATATTTGCCAGCCGAAAATTGAAACTCTCGGTAAAAAGTTCAGGAGAATTAAATAAAATAAACATATATAATTTCGAGGTAAGCCTCGGTAAATTAAACCCTCACTGAGGGATTAAAACACTATTATGGGATTAGATAAAATATTAGCGATTTCCGGAAAACCAGGATTATACGAACTAACCGCGCAAAGTCGAGGCGGCTTTATTGTTAAATCAATTCCCGATGGGAAAAAAATGGCTGTGAATATTCGCCATAACGTGAGCCTGTTAAGCGAAATAGCTATTTATACCTATACCGAAGAAGTTCCGCTGGCGGAAATCTTTGAAAAGATTAAAGAAAAGGAAGATGGTAGTGAAGCAATTAATCATAAATCTAATAAAGCTGAATTAGAGAATTATTTCGCTGAAATTCTACCTGATTATGATGTAGATAGGGTTTACACCAGCGATATGAAAAAGATCTTCCAGTGGTATAACCTTTTAGTAAAAAGCGGAATCACCGATTTTTCTACCGAAGAAGCAAAACCAGCCGATAAAGATACGTCGGGAGAAGAAGAATAAGAGCTTAAATATTTCGCGTCATTTCAGGGAAAAATCAATTTGTAACTGAAATACATCGAAATTACATTCAACATAAAAACCTCATAGATTTTTAAAATCTATGAGGTTTTTATTTATATGGTTTTTACAAAACCCCTGGGGATCTTATCCAGGTTGATGATTCCTTGCGGTGGTTAGGAGGCTTTTAATCCAACACTCCCAAAAACTTTAGTCCGAAGATAAACGCGCCTTCACGCTGTCCATCCATATTAGAAACCACATAGTCCAGGCGCAGTAAGCGGTACTTTCCAAATCCAAGATTATCAATCCCTACCGAATATTCAGAATAAGGTTTATCATCCTGGGTGTAAAGAGCGTGAGCGCCTACTACCAGGTTGTAATTAAGTTTGTTAAGAAAAGGGATCTTTCCTAAAACCCAGCCTTTAAAGTCGTGCTCAGCGTGGGCTTCAGCGTAAGTTTTGTTGGTACTTAAACTATAATAAGGAAGAAGATTGAATCTTGATAAATTACTAAATCCGTTGTTTACCCGGGTTTGATTTCCAATAAAATGCCGGTAATCTACAAAAGCCATATTCTCGGCATTGAGGAAGGTTCCACCCATTAAATTATAACCAAACTCACCTTTATTACCCAGTTTTAAGTTTTGGGTCACCGAAGCTTTAAATTGATCGTAATTGTAATCGGTTATACTTGATCCAAATCCTTTTTCGTAGCCAAGATATAGGGTTGGGTATTTCTCATTATTGATGTTAAATTTCCCGCTGGGGTAGCTCATATATTTTTGACCAAATCGTATTCTGGTATTAAGCTTTAATTTAAAAATATCGTGTTCGCTAAAGGGTACAGATCCAAAATTTTCAGGTTGCAACGGATTGTTCGAGGTGTATTCCACATTTTCATTATCGATTATAACCTGGTCTGTAGTATTTAATAAAGCATTCCTGTCTTCATAACTAAAATCACCAAAAAAGTATAATCCGTTTAAAAGCTCCTGTTGATAGGATATTTCGGCGAATTTACGTTCGTAAAGCTTCAGGTAATTGCGTTCAAAGAATATGGTAGTTATATCGTTTAATCGCTCAGAGATTGGTGTTCTATCGTTAATTTGTGCAGCTTCAATACCTCCTTTAATACTTAGAACCGGCCTGTTAGAATTATTAAATTGCTTCTGAAATCCTGCGATAGCTCTAAACCTATCATCGCTAAAACCATAATTAAGTGAAGAATATAAACGCCAGAATTTCCCTGAATTTTCATCTTCAGCATCATTTTGTCTATATGAAATAGTAGTGGAAGTATTCCAACCCTGCACCGTGTTGAAATGCGTGCCCATCAAGGGAGAACTAATATTAAAATATCTGTCTTTGTGTGAATTTCGCCATGAATATCCGAAGATAGGAGCGGTTAAATTGAATTTATTTCGAACTGCATCAACTGAATCTTTATAGGGTTTTGAATTCCGAATTTCCTGTATGCTATCTTTTTTTACATAGTCATTAATTTCTTCATCGGTTAAAGGCACCGGCCGTAATTGCTCCCAGTAGGTAGAATCTTTTTTGTTCGCTGCTTCAGCAAATGACATTATTTCGCGCCCAAAACTGTTTTTTGTAAAATCTGGATTGAAATCGTAATTGCTGTAAACCGCGGTAAATCTACCATCTCCAGAAATACCGAACATTGCAAACTTAAAATCTACAGTTTGTGAAAGTTGAATATAAAATCCATTTTCTTCAGAATACCGGTAATTTTGTTTAAAATCTAAAGTTTCTATAGGTGGTACCTGTATGGCCTGGCCGGTGGTTTGTAGTTCTACTCCAAAGATTTGCCAAAGCTCTTCCACGATATAAATATATCCAGAAAAAACAC contains the following coding sequences:
- a CDS encoding 2,3,4,5-tetrahydropyridine-2,6-dicarboxylate N-succinyltransferase yields the protein MDHLEAKINEAWENRELLKDTETIKAIREVISLLDSGKLRTAEPTENGWQVNEWVKKGVVLYFPIQQMETLEAGIFEYHDKIPLKKGYKEKGIRVVPNAVARHGAYISSGVIMMPSYVNIGAYVDEGTMVDTWATVGSCAQIGKNVHLSGGVGIGGVLEPLQASPVIIEDNAFLGSRSIVVEGVKVEKEAVLGANVVLTASTKIIDVTGDEPKEMKGIVPARSVVIPGSYTKKFPAGEYNVPCALIIGKRKESTNKKTSLNDALREYNVAV
- the ruvX gene encoding Holliday junction resolvase RuvX, encoding MARIMALDFGTKRTGIAVSDELKMIASGLTTVKTPELLDFLEKYFKEENVELVLVGEPKQKDDAASPVEVYILQFLKIFIKKFPEMPLKRIDERFTSKMAFQSMIDSGLKKKKRRDKALIDEISATIILQSYLYE
- a CDS encoding four helix bundle protein; this encodes MKTDLIKRSNVFAHKCVKLAINLPKNKLGGHIEGQLIRCSTSVAANYRAACLGQSKKAFISKLGIVIEEADECIFWIEFAKDEDLLNEKDSKELIIEAKELTSIFIASRITAVRNQNSGK
- the def gene encoding peptide deformylase, which produces MILPIVAYGDPVLRKKCKEIPQDYPKLDELIENMWETMYNAFGVGLAAPQIGRPIRLFLVDSSPFAEDEELELQEREELKKLKKVFINPKIIEEEGDEWAFNEGCLSIPDVREDVFRKPQILIEYQDENFKAHRETFTGLAARVIQHEYDHIEGILFTDKLSSLKKRLLKGKLGGISKGKVKIEYKMRFPEMKKGR
- a CDS encoding DUF5606 domain-containing protein, whose translation is MGLDKILAISGKPGLYELTAQSRGGFIVKSIPDGKKMAVNIRHNVSLLSEIAIYTYTEEVPLAEIFEKIKEKEDGSEAINHKSNKAELENYFAEILPDYDVDRVYTSDMKKIFQWYNLLVKSGITDFSTEEAKPADKDTSGEEE
- a CDS encoding DUF5686 and carboxypeptidase regulatory-like domain-containing protein, encoding MHQRLIIIFLLFLSFNLSAQITGTVTDTENKKLPYVNIYSEDGRFGTTTNENGIYELKIEQPGEYNLIFQFLGYKTQMKTIEVENFPFNLDVQLKAESTNLEAVNITAGENPANAIIRKAIEFRKENAAKLEAYTADYYSRGLWRIQNAPEKILGQEIGDLGGGLDSTRSGIVYLSETISEISYKRPDDFKEKIIASKVSGDDNGFSLNSAQESYFSFYENTIAINSEMVSPIAEYAFNYYNYELEGTFYDENGNLINKIEVSPKRPQDRVFSGYIYIVEELWQIFGVELQTTGQAIQVPPIETLDFKQNYRYSEENGFYIQLSQTVDFKFAMFGISGDGRFTAVYSNYDFNPDFTKNSFGREIMSFAEAANKKDSTYWEQLRPVPLTDEEINDYVKKDSIQEIRNSKPYKDSVDAVRNKFNLTAPIFGYSWRNSHKDRYFNISSPLMGTHFNTVQGWNTSTTISYRQNDAEDENSGKFWRLYSSLNYGFSDDRFRAIAGFQKQFNNSNRPVLSIKGGIEAAQINDRTPISERLNDITTIFFERNYLKLYERKFAEISYQQELLNGLYFFGDFSYEDRNALLNTTDQVIIDNENVEYTSNNPLQPENFGSVPFSEHDIFKLKLNTRIRFGQKYMSYPSGKFNINNEKYPTLYLGYEKGFGSSITDYNYDQFKASVTQNLKLGNKGEFGYNLMGGTFLNAENMAFVDYRHFIGNQTRVNNGFSNLSRFNLLPYYSLSTNKTYAEAHAEHDFKGWVLGKIPFLNKLNYNLVVGAHALYTQDDKPYSEYSVGIDNLGFGKYRLLRLDYVVSNMDGQREGAFIFGLKFLGVLD